The Georgenia faecalis genome includes a window with the following:
- the rplC gene encoding 50S ribosomal protein L3 codes for MTSLSQQAAGAPKALLGTKLGMTQVWDDAGRMVPVTVVHVGTNVVTQVRTPDTDGYSAVQLAFGEIDPRKVTQPLKGHFAKAGVTPRRFVAEIRTDVTDDVTPGTELGVDLFEAGTKVDVIGTTKGKGTAGVMKRHGFHGVGASHGAHRNHRKPGSIGGASTPGRVFRGLRMAGRMGHERQTTQNLTIHAVDAGKGLLLVTGAIPGPKGGVVVVRTAVKGA; via the coding sequence ATGACATCCCTTTCCCAGCAGGCTGCTGGCGCGCCCAAGGCGCTGCTCGGTACCAAGCTCGGCATGACCCAGGTCTGGGACGACGCCGGCCGCATGGTCCCGGTGACGGTCGTCCACGTGGGCACCAACGTCGTGACGCAGGTGCGCACCCCGGACACCGACGGCTACAGCGCCGTCCAGCTCGCGTTCGGCGAGATCGACCCGCGCAAGGTGACGCAGCCCCTCAAGGGCCACTTCGCCAAGGCGGGCGTGACGCCGCGCCGGTTCGTCGCGGAGATCCGCACCGATGTGACTGACGACGTGACCCCGGGCACCGAGCTCGGCGTCGACCTCTTCGAGGCCGGCACCAAGGTCGACGTCATCGGCACGACCAAGGGCAAGGGCACCGCGGGTGTCATGAAGCGGCACGGGTTCCACGGTGTCGGTGCCTCCCACGGTGCGCACCGCAACCACCGCAAGCCCGGCTCCATCGGTGGCGCCTCCACGCCGGGCCGCGTGTTCCGCGGCCTGCGGATGGCCGGCCGCATGGGCCACGAGCGCCAGACCACCCAGAACCTCACGATCCACGCCGTCGACGCCGGGAAGGGTCTGCTGCTCGTCACGGGCGCGATCCCCGGCCCGAAGGGCGGCGTCGTCGTGGTCCGTACCGCCGTGAAGGGGGCCTGA
- the tuf gene encoding elongation factor Tu — MAKAKFERTKPHVNIGTIGHVDHGKTTLTAAITKVLADKYPDLNTFTPFDKVDNAPEERQRGITINVSHVEYQTEKRHYAHVDAPGHADYIKNMITGAAQMDGAILVVAATDGPMAQTREHVLLARQVGVPYLLVALNKSDMVDDEEILELVEMEVRELLSAQGFPGDDAPVVRVSALKALEGDPQWVQSVSDLMDAVDNYVPEPVRDTDKPFLMPIEDVFTITGRGTVVTGRVERGVLKVNEEVEIVGIKETNQKTTVTGIEMFRKLLDTADAGENVGLLLRGTKREDVERGQVVCKPGSITPHTDFEAQVYILAKDEGGRHNPFYSNYRPQFYFRTTDVTGVITLPEGTEMVMPGDNTEMTVALIQPIAMEEGLGFAIREGGRTVGSGRVTKIIK, encoded by the coding sequence GTGGCGAAGGCCAAGTTCGAGCGGACCAAGCCGCACGTCAACATCGGCACCATCGGTCACGTCGACCACGGTAAGACGACGCTGACGGCTGCCATCACCAAGGTGCTGGCCGACAAGTACCCGGACCTGAACACGTTCACGCCGTTCGACAAGGTCGACAACGCTCCCGAGGAGCGTCAGCGCGGTATCACGATCAACGTCTCCCACGTCGAGTACCAGACGGAGAAGCGCCACTACGCGCACGTCGACGCCCCCGGTCACGCCGACTACATCAAGAACATGATCACCGGTGCGGCCCAGATGGACGGCGCGATCCTCGTGGTCGCGGCGACCGACGGCCCCATGGCCCAGACGCGTGAGCACGTCCTGCTCGCCCGCCAGGTCGGCGTGCCGTACCTGCTCGTCGCGCTCAACAAGTCCGACATGGTCGACGACGAGGAGATCCTCGAGCTCGTCGAGATGGAGGTCCGTGAGCTGCTCAGCGCGCAGGGCTTCCCCGGCGACGACGCCCCCGTGGTCCGCGTCTCGGCGCTCAAGGCGCTCGAGGGCGACCCGCAGTGGGTCCAGTCGGTCTCCGACCTCATGGACGCGGTGGACAACTACGTCCCGGAGCCGGTCCGCGACACCGACAAGCCGTTCCTCATGCCGATCGAGGACGTCTTCACGATCACCGGTCGTGGCACGGTCGTCACCGGTCGCGTCGAGCGCGGCGTCCTCAAGGTCAACGAGGAGGTCGAGATCGTCGGCATCAAGGAGACGAACCAGAAGACCACCGTCACCGGCATCGAGATGTTCCGCAAGCTTCTCGACACCGCTGACGCCGGCGAGAACGTCGGTCTGCTGCTCCGCGGCACCAAGCGTGAGGACGTCGAGCGCGGGCAGGTCGTCTGCAAGCCCGGCTCGATCACGCCCCACACGGACTTCGAGGCGCAGGTCTACATCCTCGCCAAGGACGAGGGCGGGCGTCACAACCCGTTCTACTCGAACTACCGTCCGCAGTTCTACTTCCGCACCACCGACGTCACCGGCGTCATCACGCTGCCCGAGGGCACCGAGATGGTCATGCCCGGCGACAACACCGAGATGACGGTCGCGCTGATCCAGCCGATCGCCATGGAGGAGGGCCTCGGCTTCGCCATCCGTGAGGGTGGCCGGACCGTCGGCTCGGGCCGGGTCACCAAGATCATCAAGTGA
- the rplV gene encoding 50S ribosomal protein L22 codes for MEAKAQARYVRVTPLKARRVVDVIRGKRAEEAVTVLRFAPQAAAETVRKVVESAIANARVKADQAGEAFNASALVVREAYVDEGPTLKRMRPRAQGRANRILKRTSHITVVVGEDTKDGAAPAAAGTKGRTR; via the coding sequence ATGGAAGCCAAGGCGCAGGCGCGATACGTCCGCGTCACGCCCCTCAAGGCGCGGCGCGTCGTGGATGTCATCCGCGGCAAGCGTGCTGAGGAGGCTGTGACCGTGCTGCGGTTCGCCCCGCAGGCGGCGGCCGAGACCGTGCGGAAGGTCGTGGAGTCCGCGATCGCGAACGCACGTGTGAAGGCGGACCAGGCCGGCGAGGCGTTCAACGCCAGCGCACTCGTCGTGCGTGAGGCGTACGTCGACGAGGGCCCGACCCTCAAGCGGATGCGTCCCCGTGCCCAGGGCCGGGCGAACCGCATCCTCAAGCGCACGAGCCACATCACGGTCGTCGTGGGCGAGGACACCAAGGACGGCGCGGCGCCGGCCGCCGCTGGGACGAAGGGGAGGACCCGCTAG
- the rplP gene encoding 50S ribosomal protein L16 codes for MLIPRRTKFRKQHHPRRTGAAKGGTTIAFGDFGIQALEPAYVTNRQIEAARIAMTRHIKRGGKVWINIYPDRPLTKKPAETRMGSGKGSPEWWIANVKPGRIMFELAGVPEELAREALSRAQHKLPMKTRFVSREGGEG; via the coding sequence ATGCTCATCCCCCGGCGGACCAAGTTCCGCAAGCAGCACCACCCGCGGCGCACCGGCGCCGCCAAGGGCGGCACGACGATCGCCTTCGGCGACTTCGGTATCCAGGCCCTCGAGCCGGCGTACGTGACCAACCGCCAGATCGAGGCGGCGCGTATCGCGATGACCCGCCACATCAAGCGTGGCGGAAAGGTCTGGATCAACATCTACCCGGACCGCCCGCTGACGAAGAAGCCTGCCGAGACCCGCATGGGTTCCGGTAAGGGTTCGCCGGAGTGGTGGATCGCGAACGTCAAGCCCGGACGCATCATGTTCGAGCTCGCAGGTGTCCCGGAGGAGCTCGCCCGCGAGGCGCTCTCCCGCGCCCAGCACAAGCTCCCGATGAAGACCCGCTTTGTGAGCCGTGAGGGAGGTGAGGGCTGA
- the rpsQ gene encoding 30S ribosomal protein S17: MNEAATVSENSASTTADRNDRKTRRGYVVSDKMDKTVVVEVEDRVKHALYGKVIRRTAKVKAHDEANTAGVGDLVLIMETRPLSATKNWRVVEVLEKAK; encoded by the coding sequence GTGAACGAGGCAGCCACAGTGAGCGAGAACAGCGCAAGCACGACGGCGGACCGCAACGACCGCAAGACGCGTCGCGGGTACGTCGTCAGCGACAAGATGGACAAGACCGTGGTGGTCGAGGTCGAGGACCGCGTCAAGCACGCGCTCTACGGCAAGGTCATCCGGCGCACGGCCAAGGTCAAGGCGCACGACGAGGCCAACACGGCCGGCGTGGGCGACCTCGTGCTCATCATGGAGACGCGGCCGCTGAGCGCCACGAAGAACTGGCGCGTCGTCGAGGTCCTCGAGAAGGCCAAGTAG
- the rpsJ gene encoding 30S ribosomal protein S10, which yields MAGQKIRIRLKSYDHEVIDSSARKIVDTVTRAGATVVGPVPLPTEKNVFVVIRSPHKYKDSREHFEMRTHKRLIDIIDPTPKAVDSLMRLDLPADVNIEIKL from the coding sequence ATGGCGGGACAGAAGATCCGCATCCGGCTCAAGTCCTACGACCACGAGGTCATCGACAGCTCGGCGCGCAAGATCGTCGACACGGTGACCCGCGCTGGTGCGACGGTCGTGGGTCCGGTGCCGCTGCCGACGGAGAAGAACGTCTTCGTCGTCATTCGTTCGCCGCACAAGTACAAGGACAGCCGCGAGCACTTCGAGATGCGCACGCACAAGCGGCTCATCGACATCATCGACCCGACGCCGAAGGCGGTCGACTCGCTCATGCGCCTCGACCTGCCGGCTGACGTCAACATCGAGATCAAGCTCTGA
- the rplW gene encoding 50S ribosomal protein L23 — MSLEHNKNPREIIIAPVVSEKSYSLIDEGKYTFLVDPRSNKTEIKTAIESIFDVKVSSVNTANRPGKVRRTRFGIGKRKDTKRAIVTLREGTIDIFGEVAG; from the coding sequence GTGAGCCTCGAGCACAACAAGAACCCGCGCGAGATCATCATCGCGCCGGTCGTCTCGGAGAAGAGCTACAGCCTGATCGACGAGGGCAAGTACACGTTCCTCGTCGACCCGCGCTCGAACAAGACCGAGATCAAGACCGCCATCGAGTCGATCTTCGACGTCAAGGTCTCCTCGGTGAACACCGCGAACCGCCCGGGCAAGGTCCGCCGGACCCGGTTCGGCATCGGCAAGCGCAAGGACACCAAGCGCGCGATCGTCACGCTGCGCGAGGGAACCATCGACATCTTTGGCGAAGTGGCCGGCTGA
- the rplX gene encoding 50S ribosomal protein L24 codes for MARIKKGDLVVVIAGRDKGQQGRVLEVDTDRDRLIVEGVQRVKKHTKVGQSGRGAKTGGIETVEAPIHVSNVMVVDPGTKKGTRVGMRTETVERDGRSRTVRVRVAKRSGKDI; via the coding sequence GTGGCAAGGATCAAGAAGGGCGACCTCGTCGTCGTCATCGCAGGCCGTGACAAGGGCCAGCAGGGGCGTGTCCTCGAGGTCGACACCGACCGCGACCGCCTCATCGTCGAGGGCGTCCAGCGCGTCAAGAAGCACACCAAGGTGGGCCAGTCGGGCCGTGGCGCCAAGACCGGCGGCATCGAGACCGTCGAGGCCCCCATCCACGTGAGCAACGTGATGGTGGTCGACCCCGGGACCAAGAAGGGCACCCGGGTGGGAATGCGCACCGAGACGGTTGAGCGCGACGGCCGGAGCCGCACCGTGCGGGTCCGCGTCGCCAAGCGCTCCGGTAAGGACATCTGA
- the rplN gene encoding 50S ribosomal protein L14, whose product MIQQESRLKVADNTGAKEILCIRVLGGSGRRYAGIGDVIVATVKDAIPGGNVKKGDVVKAVVVRTAKERRRPDGSYIRFDENAAVILKGDGEPRGTRIFGPVGRELRDKRFMRIVSLAPEVL is encoded by the coding sequence ATGATCCAGCAGGAGTCGCGGCTCAAGGTCGCCGACAACACCGGTGCGAAGGAGATCCTTTGCATCCGCGTGCTCGGCGGCTCCGGCCGGCGCTATGCGGGCATCGGTGACGTCATCGTCGCCACCGTCAAGGACGCGATCCCCGGCGGCAACGTCAAGAAGGGGGATGTCGTCAAGGCGGTCGTCGTGCGCACCGCCAAGGAACGCCGTCGGCCCGACGGCTCGTACATCCGATTCGACGAGAACGCCGCTGTCATCCTCAAGGGCGACGGCGAGCCCCGTGGCACGCGCATCTTCGGCCCCGTGGGCCGGGAGCTGCGTGACAAGCGGTTCATGCGGATCGTCTCTCTGGCACCGGAGGTGCTCTGA
- the rpsC gene encoding 30S ribosomal protein S3, translated as MGQKVNPTGFRLGITTDHRSRWFADSTKVGQRYRDYVREDVAIRKLMASGLERAGISKVEIERTRDRVRVDLHTARPGIVIGRRGAEADRLRGELEKLTGKQVQLNILEVKNPEMDAQLVAQGIAEQLASRVSFRRAMRKGMQSAQRAGAKGIRVQCAGRLGGAEMSRSEFYREGRVPLHTLRANIDYGFFEARTTFGRIGVKVWIYKGDVTEKEYAREQADAGSRAPRGRGAERPRGRRPDERAPRTTGDAAPAASPATGTEA; from the coding sequence GTGGGTCAGAAGGTCAACCCGACCGGGTTCCGGCTCGGAATCACCACCGACCACCGTTCGCGGTGGTTCGCCGACAGCACCAAGGTGGGTCAGCGCTACCGGGACTACGTCCGTGAGGACGTCGCCATCCGTAAGCTCATGGCCTCCGGCCTCGAGCGCGCCGGCATCTCCAAGGTGGAGATCGAGCGCACCCGCGACCGCGTGCGCGTCGACCTGCACACGGCCCGCCCGGGCATCGTCATCGGGCGCCGTGGCGCGGAGGCCGACCGCCTGCGCGGGGAGCTCGAGAAGCTCACGGGCAAGCAGGTGCAGCTCAACATCCTCGAGGTGAAGAACCCCGAGATGGACGCGCAGCTCGTCGCCCAGGGCATCGCGGAGCAGCTCGCCAGCCGCGTCTCCTTCCGCCGCGCCATGCGCAAGGGCATGCAGTCCGCCCAGCGCGCCGGCGCCAAGGGCATCCGCGTACAGTGCGCGGGCCGCCTCGGCGGTGCGGAGATGTCGCGCTCGGAGTTCTACCGCGAGGGCCGCGTGCCCCTGCACACGCTCCGCGCGAACATCGACTACGGCTTCTTCGAGGCCCGGACCACCTTCGGCCGCATCGGCGTCAAGGTCTGGATCTACAAGGGTGACGTGACGGAGAAGGAGTACGCCCGCGAGCAGGCGGACGCCGGCTCCCGCGCCCCCCGTGGCCGCGGCGCTGAGCGCCCCCGCGGGCGTCGTCCCGACGAGCGCGCCCCCCGCACCACCGGCGACGCCGCCCCCGCGGCCTCGCCCGCCACCGGAACGGAGGCCTGA
- the rplD gene encoding 50S ribosomal protein L4, giving the protein MATTQTVDVLDAEGKKAGSADLPAEVFDVVTNVPLIHQVVVAQLAAARQGTASTKSRGEVRGGGIKPYRQKGTGRARQGSIRAPQFTGGGVVHGPTPRDYTQRTPKKMKAAALRGALSDRARAGRVHVVSSLVTGETPSTSTALAALANIVETRRVLVVVERGDELTIKSLRNATRVHMLWVDQLNTYDVLVNDDVVFTAGALETFLGTKAADQVADEQVEEEGK; this is encoded by the coding sequence ATGGCTACCACCCAGACCGTCGACGTGCTCGACGCCGAGGGCAAGAAGGCCGGCAGCGCCGACCTTCCCGCCGAGGTGTTCGACGTCGTCACGAACGTCCCGCTCATCCACCAGGTCGTCGTCGCCCAGCTCGCCGCTGCGCGTCAGGGCACCGCGTCGACGAAGTCCCGCGGCGAGGTCCGCGGCGGTGGCATCAAGCCTTACCGCCAGAAGGGCACGGGCCGCGCCCGTCAGGGCTCGATCCGCGCGCCGCAGTTCACCGGCGGTGGCGTGGTCCACGGCCCGACGCCGCGCGACTACACCCAGCGCACCCCCAAGAAGATGAAGGCCGCCGCCCTGCGCGGGGCCCTCTCGGACCGGGCCCGCGCCGGCCGCGTGCACGTCGTCAGCAGCCTCGTCACGGGGGAGACCCCCTCGACGTCGACCGCTCTCGCCGCGCTGGCCAACATCGTCGAGACCCGCCGGGTGCTCGTCGTCGTCGAGCGCGGTGACGAGCTCACCATCAAGAGCCTGCGCAACGCCACGCGCGTGCACATGCTCTGGGTCGACCAGCTCAACACCTACGACGTCCTCGTCAACGACGACGTCGTGTTCACCGCGGGCGCCCTGGAGACCTTCCTCGGCACCAAGGCCGCCGACCAGGTGGCCGACGAGCAGGTCGAGGAGGAGGGCAAGTGA
- the rplB gene encoding 50S ribosomal protein L2, whose protein sequence is MGIRKYKPTTPGRRGSSVADFVEITRSEPEKSLVRPLTKSGGRNSTGRITTRHKGGGHKRAYRVIDFRRHDKDGVPAKVAHIEYDPNRTARIALLHYADGEKRYILAPNKLAQGAVIENGPGADIKPGNNLPLKNIPVGTVIHAIELKPGGGAKIARSAGVSVQLVAKEGRFAQLRMPSGEIRNVDARCRASIGEVGNAEQSNINWGKAGRMRWKGKRPTVRGVAMNPVDHPHGGGEGKTSGGRHPVSPWGQPEGRTRRPNKPSDKLIVRRRRTGKKR, encoded by the coding sequence ATGGGAATCCGTAAGTACAAGCCGACTACGCCGGGCCGTCGTGGTTCGAGCGTCGCCGACTTCGTCGAGATCACGCGCTCCGAGCCGGAGAAGTCGCTCGTCCGCCCGCTCACCAAGAGCGGCGGTCGCAACAGCACCGGCCGGATCACCACCCGGCACAAGGGTGGCGGGCACAAGCGCGCCTACCGCGTCATCGACTTCCGTCGTCATGACAAGGACGGCGTGCCGGCGAAGGTCGCGCACATCGAGTACGACCCGAACCGCACGGCGCGCATCGCGCTCCTGCACTACGCCGACGGCGAGAAGCGCTACATCCTGGCGCCGAACAAGCTCGCGCAGGGGGCCGTCATCGAGAACGGCCCGGGCGCGGACATCAAGCCCGGCAACAACCTCCCGCTGAAGAACATCCCCGTGGGTACGGTCATCCACGCCATCGAGCTCAAGCCCGGTGGCGGCGCGAAGATCGCCCGCTCGGCCGGTGTGTCGGTGCAGCTCGTCGCGAAGGAGGGGCGTTTCGCGCAGCTGCGCATGCCCTCCGGCGAGATCCGCAACGTCGACGCCCGCTGCCGCGCCTCCATCGGCGAGGTCGGCAACGCCGAGCAGTCGAACATCAACTGGGGCAAGGCCGGCCGCATGCGCTGGAAGGGCAAGCGCCCGACGGTCCGCGGTGTCGCGATGAACCCTGTCGACCACCCGCACGGTGGTGGCGAGGGCAAGACGTCCGGTGGTCGTCACCCGGTCAGCCCGTGGGGCCAGCCCGAGGGCCGGACCCGTCGTCCGAACAAGCCGAGCGACAAGCTCATCGTGCGCCGTCGGCGCACCGGCAAGAAGCGCTGA
- the rpmC gene encoding 50S ribosomal protein L29: MAIGSKGLSPYDLDEMDDERLAEELSKAKEELFKLRFSSATGQLEDHGRLKAVRRDIARIYTIVRERELGIRTAPSSEK; encoded by the coding sequence ATGGCCATCGGATCGAAGGGTCTGTCTCCCTACGACCTGGACGAGATGGATGACGAGCGCCTGGCCGAGGAGCTGAGCAAGGCGAAGGAGGAGCTCTTCAAGCTGCGCTTCTCCTCCGCCACCGGCCAGCTCGAGGACCACGGGCGACTCAAGGCCGTGCGCCGCGACATCGCCAGGATCTACACGATCGTCCGCGAGCGTGAGCTCGGCATCCGTACCGCTCCCAGCAGCGAGAAGTGA
- the rpsS gene encoding 30S ribosomal protein S19: protein MPRSLKKGPFVDGHLLKKVDAANETGSKNVIKTWSRRSVITPDFLGHTFAVHDGRKHVPVFVTESMVGHKLGEFAPTRTYRGHDKDDRKARRR from the coding sequence ATGCCTCGCAGTCTGAAGAAGGGCCCGTTCGTCGACGGCCACCTGCTCAAGAAGGTGGACGCCGCCAACGAGACCGGCTCGAAGAACGTCATCAAGACGTGGTCCCGCCGGTCGGTCATCACGCCCGACTTCCTGGGCCACACGTTCGCCGTCCACGACGGGCGCAAGCACGTCCCGGTCTTCGTCACCGAGTCGATGGTCGGACACAAGCTGGGCGAGTTCGCCCCGACCCGCACCTACCGCGGGCACGACAAGGACGACCGCAAGGCCCGTCGTCGCTGA
- the rplE gene encoding 50S ribosomal protein L5: MSENTATQAPAPRLKQRYREEILTGLREEFGHANVNQVAGLTKIVVNMGVGDAARDSKLIEGAVRDLMTITGQRPVVTKARKSIAQFKLREGQPIGAHVTLRGDRMWEFLDRVLSLALPRIRDFRGLSPKQFDGHGNYTFGLNEQSMFHEINQDNIDRVRGMDITVVTTATTDEEGRSLLKRLGFPFKEN, translated from the coding sequence ATGAGCGAGAACACCGCCACCCAGGCGCCGGCTCCCCGACTCAAGCAGCGTTACCGCGAGGAGATCCTCACGGGGCTGCGCGAGGAGTTCGGCCACGCCAACGTCAACCAGGTCGCCGGCCTGACGAAGATCGTCGTCAACATGGGTGTGGGGGACGCCGCGCGCGACTCCAAGCTCATCGAGGGCGCCGTGCGCGACCTCATGACGATCACGGGCCAGCGCCCCGTCGTCACCAAGGCCCGCAAGTCCATCGCGCAGTTCAAGCTCCGTGAGGGTCAGCCGATCGGCGCGCACGTGACGCTGCGCGGGGACCGCATGTGGGAGTTCCTCGACCGGGTCCTCTCCCTCGCGCTGCCGCGTATCCGCGACTTCCGCGGCCTCTCGCCCAAGCAGTTCGACGGCCACGGGAACTACACCTTCGGCCTCAACGAGCAGTCGATGTTCCACGAGATCAACCAGGACAACATCGACCGGGTCCGGGGCATGGACATCACGGTCGTCACCACGGCCACCACCGACGAAGAGGGGCGCTCGCTGCTCAAGCGCCTGGGCTTCCCTTTCAAGGAGAACTGA